Within the candidate division WOR-3 bacterium genome, the region AAGGGCCACTAACAAAAGAATACACCTTTGCTGGTTTCACGTCTTTAATCAATTCTCTAATAATTCCGCTAATATCAGGAATCTCAACAAATTCTCTTAAACCATAAGCACAAACTTTATCTTTTTCCATATAAACAAATTTAACTGATTGAGAACCAATATCAATTGACAAAGCACCTTTTCCTTCTTTTTGAAACAGTGTCTTAAAATCAATACCTTTCACTTTTCACCCCCTTTTAAGGAATTAAAAATTGATTCACTGAACCATCACTAGTTCTAATTTTTACTAATTTATTTCTTAAATTAACTGGCATATCGCCATTAGGTCTACGATTATTATAAAAACCTAATAATGTAAACATTCTAATAGCATGGGGAAAAAACACAACCATACTATCTATTCTATTAAAATCTACATTTTCATTTGTCCCAAACCTATTACCGCCATCAAAATCGGCAACAATAACACTATCAATAACAATAGTTTCATAAAATATACTATCAGAAGATGATAACGAAATTAAATTAAAACTATTAATTCTTATTGTTTCAGTCGTAGGATTAAATAATTTAAAAGAGAAATTGTTAAAATTTGTATCTGGAGCAATAGAAAAAGAGACAGCAGAATTGTTTACGTAAACCAAACTTCCCCGGAAAATTCCTGGCAATCGAAATTCCACAAAAACTTGAGACTTAGGTAGCACCGTTACATATTTACGCAAAGTTTCCTTAGGAGAATAAACTTTTACTAAATGAATACCTATCGGAATATTCTCAAAAGAAAAAAAACCATCCCAATGAGGTATAGATTCTACATATACTATTTCTCCATCTTTAGGATATTCGCAGCTTACTCGAAAATTAACCGCCATATTTCCCGGTGGATTTTTTTCGCTATCATAAACATAGCCATAAATTTTGTTATTAAATAAATCATTATAATTTTCGGCAATTTTATAGGTTAAAGTAAATCGGCCATTAGCAAAACTTCTAATCGCTAGATCTTCGGGAGTATATTGATAATATCTTCCCCAAGCATCAATTTTATAACTCTCTTTATCTTCTAAAAAATCTAATTTCAAATAAGGACCTTTCCATAAACCACCTTCATTATTTACTAAAGCGCCTAAACTATCAGGTAACTTTCCCATATCACCCACATAACCAAAATCCACTCTTTTTCCATCAATAATTAATTCCGGATCACCAGTAATCGCTTTACCAAGTTTTTTTAATTCTTCCATTGTTTCATCTATCTGGGAACGTTCACGAATTCGATCAATCGCGCTTAAGGAAATACCGGCAAGAATACCAATGATCACCATCACAACAATCATTTCTAATAACGTAACTCCTTTATTTCTTTTCATAATTAAATTATTCCTGAAAATTAACTCGGCTAAATTTTATTTCAATATTTTTGGCTCCAATTCGAGGATAAACGTTGATAACTTTTTCAATGGAGTCATATTGAAGAGTATCTCGATATACACACACCAATCTTCTTTTTCCGATAGGAACTCCGGCATACATAAAATTTCCACCACTTTGTGGATGAATAGAATCAATAATCATTCTACCTTCTCGTGGATAGAAAAAAGTTATTGATATATAAGTAGCTTTTATTGAGTCAGGCGGATTTCCTAAAGCATCGTATACTATTCCACTTACTTCATTATTAAAAAGGTCGGAAAAGGAACTTGCTAATTTTTTTGTTAGCCATTTTTGATAATTAACATCGCCACCACCCGCATAACTTCTGATAATTAAACTTTCAGGATAATATTTATAAGAGTCACCCCAGGCATCTATCAAAAACCCTCTAGGATTCTCAGCAAATGCCGGCTTTAAATAAGGTCCTTTCCACAAAGCACTATCTACATAATCTGGTTTAACAACAAGATCTATTAAATTTTTAGGCAACATTCCGCAATCGCCAACGAAACCAAAATCGATTCTTGTTCCCATGTATGTTAATCGTTCATCACCTACAATGGCTCTGCCAATTTCATCTAACTCTTTTATCGTCTCTTCGATTCTTTGCCTTTCTAATGTTACATCCCATGTTTTTACTGCTGCCGAAGCTAATATTCCAATAATTACCATTACAATCAACAGTTCTAAAAGAGTGACACCTTTCTTCATTAATTAAAATAATACAATAATGTCATCGTTTACCTGATGTCTTTGAGGATCGTACCAT harbors:
- a CDS encoding prepilin-type N-terminal cleavage/methylation domain-containing protein — translated: MKKGVTLLELLIVMVIIGILASAAVKTWDVTLERQRIEETIKELDEIGRAIVGDERLTYMGTRIDFGFVGDCGMLPKNLIDLVVKPDYVDSALWKGPYLKPAFAENPRGFLIDAWGDSYKYYPESLIIRSYAGGGDVNYQKWLTKKLASSFSDLFNNEVSGIVYDALGNPPDSIKATYISITFFYPREGRMIIDSIHPQSGGNFMYAGVPIGKRRLVCVYRDTLQYDSIEKVINVYPRIGAKNIEIKFSRVNFQE
- a CDS encoding prepilin-type N-terminal cleavage/methylation domain-containing protein, producing the protein MKRNKGVTLLEMIVVMVIIGILAGISLSAIDRIRERSQIDETMEELKKLGKAITGDPELIIDGKRVDFGYVGDMGKLPDSLGALVNNEGGLWKGPYLKLDFLEDKESYKIDAWGRYYQYTPEDLAIRSFANGRFTLTYKIAENYNDLFNNKIYGYVYDSEKNPPGNMAVNFRVSCEYPKDGEIVYVESIPHWDGFFSFENIPIGIHLVKVYSPKETLRKYVTVLPKSQVFVEFRLPGIFRGSLVYVNNSAVSFSIAPDTNFNNFSFKLFNPTTETIRINSFNLISLSSSDSIFYETIVIDSVIVADFDGGNRFGTNENVDFNRIDSMVVFFPHAIRMFTLLGFYNNRRPNGDMPVNLRNKLVKIRTSDGSVNQFLIP